Proteins encoded together in one Pontiella desulfatans window:
- a CDS encoding 4-phosphoerythronate dehydrogenase — translation MKIVCAETVLLGHEAFSNAGKTEVIPDREITREHLLDADALIIRSKTKATAELLHDTPVKFVGTATAGTDHIDAGWLQKRGIYWCAAPGCNANSVSEYLVAALLTLSRRHGFDLAGKTIGVIGCGNVGSRVVKKFHALGLDVLRNDPPLAAVSPDPDFMPLGAVLPECDIVSLHVPLVKHKPWPTERMADYTFFEQLKPGAIFVNAARGDACDYDALLDAQAGGAVSRMVLDVWTPEPAFRSDVLKRADLASPHIAGHSYEGKLNGTVACYDELCNFFEIRKTWNVASSLPVAEVPTLEIDCAHRDDEEVLHKIVQQVYDIETDDRLIREAAVQGEIERARNFDALRKNYRTRREFHNTEVALPNASAGLQRKVAAMGFKRREA, via the coding sequence ATGAAAATCGTTTGCGCAGAAACCGTATTGCTTGGCCACGAGGCTTTTTCCAACGCGGGGAAGACCGAGGTCATCCCCGACCGCGAAATCACACGCGAGCACCTGCTCGATGCCGACGCGCTGATTATCCGCTCTAAAACAAAGGCCACCGCCGAACTATTGCACGACACCCCCGTCAAGTTTGTGGGGACCGCCACGGCCGGCACCGACCACATCGATGCCGGGTGGTTGCAAAAACGCGGCATCTACTGGTGCGCCGCGCCCGGATGCAACGCCAACAGCGTTTCCGAATACCTGGTCGCCGCCCTGCTCACCCTCAGCCGCCGGCATGGATTCGATCTCGCGGGAAAAACGATCGGCGTGATCGGCTGCGGCAACGTCGGAAGCCGGGTGGTGAAAAAATTTCATGCGCTGGGCCTGGATGTGCTGCGCAATGATCCGCCGCTGGCCGCCGTCTCGCCCGACCCCGACTTTATGCCGCTGGGAGCCGTTCTGCCGGAGTGCGACATCGTCAGCCTGCATGTTCCGCTGGTGAAACATAAGCCTTGGCCGACCGAGCGCATGGCCGACTACACCTTCTTCGAACAACTGAAACCCGGGGCCATCTTCGTGAACGCCGCCCGGGGCGATGCCTGCGACTACGACGCACTGCTCGATGCGCAGGCCGGCGGCGCCGTCTCCCGCATGGTGCTCGACGTGTGGACGCCCGAGCCGGCCTTCCGCTCCGACGTCCTCAAACGCGCCGACCTCGCGTCGCCGCATATCGCCGGCCACTCCTACGAAGGCAAGCTTAACGGAACCGTGGCCTGCTACGACGAACTCTGCAATTTCTTCGAGATCCGGAAAACGTGGAACGTGGCCTCCTCCCTGCCCGTCGCCGAGGTTCCAACCCTCGAAATCGATTGCGCCCACCGGGACGACGAAGAGGTGCTGCACAAGATCGTGCAACAAGTCTACGACATTGAGACCGACGACCGGCTAATCCGCGAAGCCGCCGTCCAGGGCGAAATCGAACGGGCCCGGAACTTCGATGCCCTGCGCAAGAACTACCGCACCCGCCGGGAATTCCACAACACGGAGGTCGCACTGCCCAATGCCTCCGCCGGCCTGCAGCGCAAAGTGGCTGCGATGGGTTTTAAGAGACGTGAGGCGTGA
- the thiE gene encoding thiamine phosphate synthase: MKENFGLYLILTDPVSGYEAAAKAAVECGVRYLQLRMKNTPREQVAATALALRDITKNTQTRFIVNDDLTVAIESDADGIHLGQADLSVEEARSTWSVPGKIFGLSTHSLEQALLAAEAAPDYIGVGPVHPTPTKADADPALGAAEVGRIIGQSPLTAVAIGGINAQNLPGLLEAGAQNYCVVSAVNAATDPAAAIRALQKIWERHVF; the protein is encoded by the coding sequence ATGAAGGAAAATTTCGGACTCTACCTCATCCTGACCGACCCCGTTTCCGGCTACGAAGCCGCCGCGAAGGCCGCCGTTGAATGCGGCGTGCGCTATCTCCAGCTACGTATGAAAAACACCCCCCGGGAGCAGGTGGCCGCCACCGCCCTCGCCCTCCGCGACATCACCAAAAACACCCAAACCCGCTTCATCGTCAACGACGACCTCACCGTGGCCATCGAATCCGATGCCGACGGGATCCACCTGGGTCAGGCCGACCTGTCCGTCGAAGAAGCCCGCTCAACCTGGAGCGTTCCCGGCAAAATTTTCGGATTGTCCACCCACAGCCTCGAACAGGCGCTTCTGGCCGCCGAGGCCGCGCCCGACTATATCGGCGTCGGCCCCGTCCATCCCACCCCAACCAAGGCCGATGCCGATCCCGCGCTCGGTGCCGCGGAAGTGGGCCGGATCATAGGCCAATCCCCGCTCACCGCCGTGGCCATCGGCGGCATCAACGCTCAAAACCTCCCCGGGCTGCTCGAAGCCGGGGCACAAAACTATTGCGTCGTCAGCGCCGTCAACGCCGCAACCGATCCCGCAGCCGCCATCCGGGCCTTGCAGAAAATATGGGAACGCCACGTTTTTTGA
- a CDS encoding tRNA dihydrouridine synthase: MNFWNSIDRPIIALAPMEDVTDTVLRELLIGLADPGALHVVMTEFVSTDGLVHPKARKRISHRLQVTGEERRLLKEKNVKIVAQIWGNTPENYQQVVREITDEMEFDGIDINMGCPVPKVVRRGCCSGLIGNPSLAKEIIQAAQEATHLPVSVKTRIGLKSVATEEWIGHVLETKPAALTIHGRTQKQMSDGLADWGEIARAARLRDQLGLELPVIGNGDVLSLEEARAKCAEFKLDGAMIGRGIFHNPWIFMEEQRERTKEEKLDLLWKHTELFDRVWGDTKNFHILRHYYSIYSKGFPGAAELRARLMQTGSIADVERILRRA; encoded by the coding sequence ATGAATTTCTGGAATTCCATAGACCGCCCGATCATTGCCTTGGCACCGATGGAAGATGTTACCGACACGGTACTGCGCGAGCTATTGATCGGGCTGGCCGATCCGGGCGCATTGCATGTGGTGATGACGGAGTTTGTCTCGACCGATGGGCTGGTGCACCCGAAAGCCCGCAAGCGCATTAGCCATCGCCTGCAGGTGACTGGCGAAGAGCGGCGGTTGCTCAAGGAGAAGAACGTAAAGATCGTGGCCCAGATTTGGGGCAACACCCCCGAAAACTACCAGCAGGTGGTCAGGGAAATCACCGATGAAATGGAGTTCGACGGGATCGACATCAACATGGGTTGTCCTGTTCCGAAGGTGGTGCGCCGCGGATGCTGTTCCGGTCTGATCGGCAATCCGTCGCTCGCCAAGGAAATCATCCAGGCCGCGCAGGAAGCCACCCACCTTCCGGTTTCCGTCAAGACACGCATCGGCCTGAAGTCGGTCGCCACCGAGGAATGGATTGGCCATGTGCTCGAAACCAAACCCGCCGCGCTGACGATCCACGGGCGGACGCAAAAGCAGATGTCGGATGGCCTGGCCGACTGGGGCGAGATTGCCAGGGCGGCACGGTTGCGCGACCAGCTCGGGTTGGAGCTGCCTGTGATCGGCAACGGTGACGTACTTTCGCTGGAGGAAGCACGCGCCAAGTGCGCCGAATTCAAGCTGGATGGCGCAATGATCGGCCGCGGCATTTTCCATAATCCATGGATCTTCATGGAAGAGCAGCGCGAGCGCACCAAAGAGGAAAAGCTCGATCTGCTATGGAAGCATACCGAGCTTTTCGACCGCGTTTGGGGCGACACCAAGAATTTCCACATCCTGCGCCACTATTATTCCATCTATTCCAAGGGTTTCCCCGGCGCCGCCGAGCTACGCGCCCGCCTGATGCAGACCGGGTCCATCGCGGATGTGGAGCGGATTCTACGACGAGCATAG
- the bioB gene encoding biotin synthase BioB, which translates to MDWKVISDRVLDGGNITEEEALAILESPDDELLEVLQGAFRIRRKYFGNTVSLHLLRNVKSGKCPEDCAFCSQSTSAINDVERYDFQTVESIVEGAQAAVDRNAKRYCVVSSTRAPAPKELETICEAAIQIKRKYPDLEICSSLGLLTEEKAIRLKDSGVDRFNHNLETSENYFSEVVTTHEFEDRVNTAKIVKKVGLDLCCGGLFGMGESLQDRVDLAFALADLNVDSVPINFLDPRPGTEFAGKPNPLKPNDCLRALAMVRFVIPETEVRIAGGRETTLRDLQPLALYPANSMFTAGYLTTGGQSYEEDKRMIEDAGFEIEMNA; encoded by the coding sequence ATGGATTGGAAAGTAATCAGCGACCGCGTGTTGGATGGCGGCAACATTACGGAAGAGGAAGCCTTGGCGATCCTGGAGTCGCCGGACGACGAGCTGCTGGAGGTGCTGCAGGGCGCCTTCCGCATCCGTAGGAAATATTTTGGGAACACGGTTTCGCTGCACCTCTTGCGCAACGTGAAAAGCGGCAAGTGCCCCGAGGATTGCGCGTTTTGCTCGCAATCGACCTCGGCCATCAACGATGTGGAGCGCTACGACTTCCAGACGGTGGAAAGCATTGTCGAGGGGGCGCAGGCCGCGGTCGATCGCAATGCCAAGCGCTACTGCGTGGTGTCAAGCACCCGCGCCCCGGCGCCGAAGGAGCTGGAAACCATTTGCGAAGCCGCCATCCAGATTAAACGGAAATATCCGGATCTGGAAATCTGTTCGTCCCTTGGCCTGCTGACCGAGGAAAAGGCGATCCGCCTGAAGGATTCAGGCGTCGACCGTTTCAACCACAATCTCGAAACCTCCGAAAACTATTTTTCGGAAGTGGTGACCACCCACGAATTCGAGGATCGGGTCAACACCGCCAAGATTGTGAAGAAGGTCGGGCTCGACCTCTGTTGCGGTGGCCTGTTTGGCATGGGAGAGTCGCTTCAGGATCGTGTGGATCTTGCCTTTGCCTTGGCCGACCTGAACGTGGACTCTGTTCCGATCAACTTCCTCGACCCGCGCCCTGGTACAGAGTTCGCGGGCAAGCCCAACCCGTTGAAGCCGAACGACTGCCTGCGGGCGTTGGCCATGGTTCGCTTTGTGATCCCGGAAACGGAAGTCCGCATTGCGGGTGGACGCGAAACCACGCTGCGCGACCTCCAGCCCCTCGCCCTCTACCCGGCCAACTCCATGTTTACCGCCGGCTACCTGACCACCGGCGGACAGAGCTATGAGGAAGACAAGCGCATGATCGAAGACGCCGGGTTCGAGATTGAAATGAATGCGTGA
- the thiC gene encoding phosphomethylpyrimidine synthase ThiC: protein MREIRLTDTRRADGSSLENPPILAYDTSGPMSDPNHILDLEKGLPPLRKKWIAERGDTEAYSARGYQPGDDGLGGDANRIPFLGLGKPVHRAKPGANVSQMHYARKGIVTPEMEFVAIRENMGRQEAFKAVYMKSEHDAGLLAQAQTAGMRHPDHQHPGQAFGAQIPDFITPEFVRKEVAEGRAIIPANINHPEAEPMIIGRNFLVKINGNIGNSAVSSSIGEEVEKVQWATLWGADTIMDLSTGENIHDTREWNLRNCPVPVGTVPIYQALQKVGDRPEDLTWELFRDTLIEQAEQGVDYFTIHAGVRLRYVPMTAQRVCGIVSRGGSIMAKWCVSHHKESFLYERFEEICEICKQYDVSLSLGDGMRPGAIADANDEAQLGELETLGELTRIAWKHDVQVMIEGPGHVPLQGIKDNMDWELDSCFEAPFYTLGPLTTDIAPGYDHITSGIGAANIGWYGCAMLCYVTPKEHLGLPDKEDVKRGVITYKIAAHAADLAKGFPGAQIRDNALSKARFEFRWEDQFNLALDPVTARSYHDATLPTEDAKTAHFCSMCGPKFCSMRISEDVRQYAAEQGLSESEAVEKGMQEKSREFAVQEAELYT, encoded by the coding sequence ATGCGCGAAATCCGCCTGACCGATACCCGCAGGGCCGATGGTTCTTCTTTGGAAAACCCGCCGATCCTCGCCTACGACACGTCCGGTCCGATGAGCGATCCGAACCATATCCTGGATCTGGAAAAGGGACTTCCGCCCCTCCGGAAAAAGTGGATTGCTGAACGAGGGGATACCGAAGCCTACTCCGCCCGCGGCTACCAGCCCGGCGACGACGGGCTGGGCGGCGATGCGAACCGGATTCCGTTCCTGGGTTTGGGGAAACCCGTCCACCGCGCCAAGCCGGGCGCAAACGTGTCCCAGATGCACTATGCCCGCAAGGGCATCGTTACCCCCGAAATGGAATTCGTCGCCATCCGCGAAAACATGGGCCGCCAGGAAGCGTTCAAGGCGGTCTACATGAAGTCCGAACACGATGCCGGCCTGCTGGCCCAGGCGCAGACCGCCGGCATGCGGCACCCGGACCACCAGCATCCGGGCCAGGCATTCGGCGCCCAAATCCCGGATTTCATCACGCCCGAATTCGTGCGCAAGGAGGTGGCCGAAGGCCGCGCCATCATTCCGGCCAACATCAACCATCCCGAAGCCGAACCCATGATCATCGGCCGCAACTTCCTGGTGAAAATCAACGGCAACATCGGCAACTCCGCCGTCAGCTCCAGCATTGGCGAGGAGGTCGAGAAGGTCCAGTGGGCCACCCTGTGGGGCGCCGACACGATCATGGACCTCTCCACCGGCGAAAACATCCACGACACCCGCGAATGGAACCTGCGCAACTGCCCGGTTCCGGTCGGGACCGTACCGATCTACCAGGCGCTGCAAAAGGTGGGCGACCGCCCCGAAGACCTGACGTGGGAACTCTTCCGCGACACGCTCATCGAGCAGGCCGAGCAGGGCGTCGACTATTTCACCATCCACGCCGGCGTCCGCCTGCGCTATGTTCCCATGACCGCCCAGCGCGTCTGCGGCATCGTTAGTCGCGGCGGCTCCATCATGGCCAAGTGGTGCGTTTCGCATCATAAGGAAAGCTTTCTCTACGAGCGCTTCGAGGAAATCTGCGAGATCTGCAAACAATACGATGTGTCGCTTTCACTGGGCGACGGCATGCGCCCGGGCGCCATCGCCGATGCCAACGACGAGGCGCAGCTCGGCGAGCTCGAAACCCTCGGCGAGCTGACCCGAATTGCCTGGAAGCACGATGTTCAGGTGATGATCGAAGGGCCCGGCCATGTGCCGCTGCAGGGCATTAAAGATAATATGGACTGGGAACTCGATTCCTGTTTTGAAGCCCCGTTCTACACCCTCGGGCCGCTGACCACCGACATTGCGCCCGGCTACGACCATATCACCAGCGGCATCGGTGCCGCGAACATCGGTTGGTATGGCTGCGCCATGCTCTGCTACGTCACGCCCAAGGAACACCTCGGCCTGCCGGACAAGGAGGACGTCAAGCGCGGGGTGATCACCTACAAGATCGCCGCCCACGCCGCCGACCTCGCCAAAGGGTTCCCCGGCGCGCAAATCCGCGACAACGCGCTCAGCAAGGCGCGCTTCGAATTCCGTTGGGAAGACCAGTTCAATCTGGCGCTCGACCCGGTAACCGCCCGTTCCTACCACGACGCAACGCTGCCGACCGAAGATGCCAAGACCGCGCACTTCTGCTCCATGTGCGGGCCCAAGTTTTGCTCCATGCGCATCTCCGAAGACGTCCGCCAATATGCCGCCGAACAGGGCCTCTCCGAATCCGAAGCCGTTGAGAAAGGGATGCAGGAAAAATCGCGCGAGTTTGCCGTGCAGGAGGCCGAACTCTACACCTAG
- the msrA gene encoding peptide-methionine (S)-S-oxide reductase MsrA yields the protein MKTRWITMALAAVAVAAGAGTKETKMEKAVFAAGCFWGVEAVFQELDGVVDTTVGYTGGKTDDPTYKEICSKETGHAEAIEIVYDPSRVSYDELLAYFWRLHDPTTMNRQGPDKGTQYRSAVFYYTPEQKAAAEKIKAESQKKWNKPIVTEITAGGKFYPAEAYHQDYFKNRGSHHTGCHYLRD from the coding sequence ATGAAAACGAGATGGATCACGATGGCATTGGCGGCTGTGGCAGTTGCGGCGGGCGCAGGGACTAAGGAGACAAAGATGGAAAAGGCGGTATTTGCGGCGGGTTGCTTCTGGGGGGTTGAGGCGGTCTTCCAGGAGTTGGACGGAGTGGTCGATACAACCGTAGGCTACACCGGCGGAAAAACCGACGACCCCACCTACAAGGAAATCTGCAGCAAGGAAACCGGCCATGCCGAGGCGATTGAAATCGTCTATGATCCCTCCAGGGTTTCCTACGACGAGCTCTTGGCCTATTTCTGGCGGTTGCACGATCCCACCACCATGAATCGCCAGGGACCCGATAAAGGAACCCAGTATCGGTCGGCCGTTTTCTACTACACCCCCGAGCAAAAGGCCGCCGCCGAAAAGATAAAGGCCGAATCCCAGAAAAAGTGGAATAAGCCCATCGTGACCGAAATCACGGCCGGAGGAAAATTCTATCCCGCCGAGGCGTATCACCAGGATTATTTCAAGAACCGCGGCTCCCACCACACCGGCTGCCACTATCTGCGGGATTGA
- the prmC gene encoding peptide chain release factor N(5)-glutamine methyltransferase yields MEIDQLVESFAFRFKASGVDNAKRVAEELLAHVFECRPLEIYTGKPPEARSTAEQFKIISRLEPLAERIENGEPLQYVVGHVDFWGLQIKCDPRALIPRPETELLVEEVLASKVWNQKKPATVIDVGIGSGCIVITLAKQRPDANFKAVDISPSALELARENAEAHGLKNRILWIEGSLLEGHAPESADVVVANLPYIASKDWSELHPSVRDHEPKSALDSGPTGMELIEDLAMQARSILVPGGQIFLEFGYNQGKAVLECLENMGYADIQIKSDLAGHDRMAIATNP; encoded by the coding sequence ATGGAAATAGACCAACTAGTTGAATCGTTCGCGTTCCGCTTCAAAGCCTCCGGCGTGGACAATGCCAAACGGGTGGCGGAGGAACTACTGGCCCACGTCTTTGAATGCCGGCCGCTGGAAATCTACACCGGGAAGCCCCCCGAAGCGCGCTCCACCGCCGAGCAGTTCAAGATCATCAGCCGGCTTGAACCGCTGGCCGAACGAATTGAGAACGGCGAACCGCTGCAGTACGTGGTTGGCCACGTCGACTTTTGGGGACTCCAAATCAAGTGCGATCCGCGCGCACTGATCCCCCGCCCCGAAACGGAGCTTTTGGTCGAAGAGGTTTTGGCCTCGAAGGTTTGGAACCAAAAGAAGCCGGCAACGGTTATCGATGTGGGGATTGGCTCCGGGTGCATCGTCATAACCCTGGCCAAGCAACGACCGGATGCCAACTTCAAGGCGGTGGATATTTCCCCGTCCGCCCTTGAGCTGGCCCGGGAAAACGCGGAAGCCCATGGCCTGAAAAATCGCATTCTTTGGATAGAAGGATCCTTGCTCGAGGGCCACGCCCCCGAAAGCGCCGATGTGGTTGTGGCGAACCTGCCCTATATTGCCTCGAAGGACTGGAGCGAGCTCCACCCATCGGTGCGAGACCACGAGCCGAAGTCGGCGCTCGACAGCGGCCCTACGGGCATGGAGCTGATTGAAGACCTAGCCATGCAGGCTCGATCCATCCTCGTTCCGGGCGGGCAGATCTTCCTCGAATTCGGCTACAACCAAGGCAAGGCCGTCCTTGAGTGCCTTGAAAACATGGGCTATGCCGACATCCAGATCAAAAGCGACCTTGCCGGCCACGACCGCATGGCCATCGCCACCAATCCGTAG
- a CDS encoding sigma 54-interacting transcriptional regulator, producing the protein MNQSEKELQVLYKISQTISARQHNISGLLNEVLEIMETDMGVLRGTLTLRKPGTDILNIEASSGLSTSEMRRGQYELGEGVTGRVAKTGQPDLIPDISKSPDFLNRTKARGDHKTAFICVPIIHHKEVIGTMSIDLPSSAEEELQGYSVFLEHVAQILASAVSTIREENEERNALESENEMLRRQLGGRYSIDNMVGNCNSMRAVYEQIVQVANSAATVLVRGESGTGKELVARAIHFNSPRKNNAFVSVNCAALPENLIESELFGHEKGAFTGAQQQRKGRFELANGGTIFLDEIGDISPPVQVRLLRVLQEKSFERVGGNETITVNVRVVAATSRNLEEGMTTDTFREDLYYRLNVFPIMLPPLRERKSDIMLLADHFLQKYGEMYGKDMKRISTSAINMMMAYHWPGNVRELENCIERAVLTSSDCVIHGFNMPPSLQTSDETHTSLLPENGANLKQMIEAYEREILIDALKKHRGNAAAVARYLQATQRIINYRIKNLGIEPRNYK; encoded by the coding sequence ATGAATCAAAGTGAAAAAGAACTGCAGGTTCTGTATAAAATCTCGCAGACCATCTCGGCTCGCCAGCACAATATTTCCGGGTTGCTGAACGAGGTATTGGAAATCATGGAAACCGACATGGGGGTCTTGCGCGGAACGCTGACCCTGCGCAAACCCGGCACCGATATCCTGAACATCGAAGCCTCCAGCGGGCTTTCCACCAGCGAAATGCGCCGCGGGCAATATGAGCTGGGCGAGGGCGTCACGGGACGCGTCGCCAAGACCGGGCAGCCCGATCTCATCCCCGACATCAGCAAGTCGCCGGATTTCCTCAACCGCACCAAGGCGCGCGGCGATCATAAAACGGCCTTTATTTGCGTACCGATCATCCACCACAAGGAAGTGATCGGAACCATGAGCATCGACCTTCCGTCCTCTGCAGAAGAAGAGCTACAGGGCTATTCCGTGTTTCTCGAGCACGTTGCCCAAATCCTGGCATCCGCCGTTTCGACCATCCGCGAGGAGAACGAGGAACGCAATGCGCTCGAATCGGAAAATGAAATGCTGCGGCGCCAGCTAGGCGGGCGCTACAGCATCGACAACATGGTGGGCAACTGCAACTCGATGCGCGCGGTCTATGAACAGATCGTCCAAGTGGCCAACAGCGCAGCGACGGTGCTGGTGCGGGGCGAGTCCGGCACCGGCAAGGAGCTGGTGGCCCGGGCCATCCATTTCAACAGCCCGCGCAAGAACAACGCCTTTGTGAGCGTCAATTGCGCCGCCCTGCCCGAAAACCTGATCGAGTCCGAACTCTTCGGCCATGAAAAGGGGGCCTTCACCGGGGCGCAGCAACAGCGCAAGGGGCGCTTCGAACTGGCCAACGGCGGAACGATCTTCCTCGACGAAATCGGCGACATCTCGCCGCCAGTCCAGGTGCGCCTGCTGCGCGTGCTGCAGGAAAAATCGTTCGAACGGGTTGGCGGCAACGAAACGATCACCGTGAATGTGCGCGTGGTGGCCGCCACGAGCCGCAACCTGGAAGAGGGGATGACGACCGACACCTTCCGCGAGGACTTGTATTACCGTCTCAACGTCTTTCCGATCATGCTGCCGCCATTGCGCGAACGCAAATCCGACATCATGCTGCTGGCCGACCACTTCCTGCAAAAGTATGGCGAAATGTATGGCAAGGACATGAAGCGCATCTCCACCTCGGCGATCAACATGATGATGGCCTACCACTGGCCAGGCAACGTGCGCGAACTGGAAAACTGCATAGAACGGGCCGTGCTCACCTCGTCCGACTGTGTCATCCATGGCTTCAACATGCCGCCGTCGCTGCAGACCAGCGATGAAACCCACACCAGCCTACTGCCCGAAAACGGCGCCAACCTGAAACAGATGATCGAGGCCTACGAACGCGAAATCCTGATCGATGCACTGAAAAAACATCGTGGCAATGCGGCGGCGGTCGCCCGCTACCTGCAAGCCACGCAGCGCATCATTAACTACCGCATCAAGAACCTCGGCATTGAACCACGGAATTACAAGTAG
- the pcnB gene encoding polynucleotide adenylyltransferase PcnB — protein sequence MEPTVVKRADHNVSRKNISSAAVKVLYHLKDEGYTAYLAGGGVRDLLLNRNPKDFDVATNATPEQIRKLFRNCRLVGRRFRLAHILFRGEVIETSTFRAPVPEDADDTVHCENTFRTADSGQVMRDNIFGTPEEDALRRDFTINALFYNIADFSVIDYAGGLEDLEQKMIRVIGDPDKRFAEDPVRMIRAARFAGTLGFEIEQGAYDSICRNKDLLRHAAPSRMYEEVQKLFFCGHAKEVFHWLEKTDLLHPMFHDFSHWIDEDKTRHDWVIHALDQMDRWRKAGLQVHPALLFALIFGEYHEYLIQQLVEAGQSHLDAARNAVHGHLKGMCENVRVPKNVIYQVSDIMGNQQRFERTKGRRPQRFMQSRGFLDAFLYFKISSKAHNRNQELLEYWNEMRQPKKS from the coding sequence ATGGAACCAACCGTAGTTAAGAGAGCCGACCACAATGTCAGCCGAAAAAATATCAGCTCCGCCGCCGTAAAGGTGCTCTATCACCTGAAGGACGAAGGCTATACCGCCTATTTGGCCGGGGGCGGCGTACGCGACCTGTTGCTCAACCGCAACCCCAAGGATTTCGACGTGGCAACCAATGCCACCCCCGAACAGATCCGCAAATTGTTCCGCAACTGCCGACTGGTTGGCCGCCGTTTCCGGCTGGCCCACATCCTGTTCCGCGGCGAGGTGATTGAAACCTCCACCTTCCGCGCCCCGGTGCCTGAAGATGCCGATGACACCGTCCACTGCGAAAACACCTTTCGGACCGCCGATTCCGGGCAGGTGATGCGCGACAATATTTTCGGCACCCCGGAAGAGGATGCCCTCCGGCGCGATTTCACCATCAATGCGCTCTTCTACAACATTGCCGACTTTTCCGTGATCGACTACGCGGGCGGCCTTGAAGACCTGGAACAAAAGATGATCCGCGTCATCGGCGATCCCGACAAACGGTTTGCCGAAGATCCCGTGCGCATGATTCGCGCGGCGCGTTTTGCCGGCACCCTCGGTTTCGAGATCGAACAGGGAGCCTACGACTCCATCTGCCGCAACAAGGACCTGCTCCGCCACGCGGCCCCTTCGCGCATGTATGAGGAAGTCCAGAAGCTCTTTTTCTGCGGCCATGCCAAGGAGGTTTTCCACTGGCTGGAAAAAACCGATCTCCTGCACCCGATGTTCCACGATTTCTCGCACTGGATCGACGAGGACAAGACGCGCCACGACTGGGTAATCCATGCGCTGGACCAGATGGACCGGTGGCGCAAGGCCGGCCTGCAGGTGCACCCGGCCCTGCTCTTCGCGTTGATCTTCGGCGAGTATCACGAATATTTGATCCAGCAGCTCGTCGAGGCTGGCCAATCGCACCTCGACGCCGCCCGCAACGCGGTGCACGGCCACCTCAAGGGCATGTGCGAAAACGTCCGCGTGCCCAAAAACGTGATTTACCAGGTTTCCGACATCATGGGCAACCAGCAGCGCTTCGAACGCACCAAAGGGCGCCGACCGCAGCGTTTCATGCAAAGCCGCGGCTTCCTCGATGCCTTCCTCTACTTCAAGATTTCCTCCAAGGCCCACAACCGCAACCAGGAACTACTCGAATACTGGAACGAAATGCGCCAGCCAAAGAAATCGTAG
- a CDS encoding DUF4186 family protein: MVKISDKDWDALKKKLADDGRLEKFILGEPEQEYVTSRGMEILRLHATDFVNKRLAPAKPKNDGRQTPTKGHPVFIAQHACGCNDRSAVEEFFGYEKGRELTEDEVDIIVDTILRWIDEHLDT; the protein is encoded by the coding sequence GTGGTAAAAATATCAGACAAGGACTGGGACGCACTGAAGAAAAAACTGGCCGACGACGGTCGCCTGGAAAAATTCATCCTGGGCGAACCGGAGCAGGAATATGTCACATCCCGTGGCATGGAAATCCTGCGACTGCATGCGACCGACTTCGTGAACAAGCGCCTTGCCCCGGCCAAACCCAAGAACGACGGACGCCAAACCCCGACCAAGGGACACCCCGTCTTCATTGCCCAGCACGCCTGCGGCTGCAACGACCGTTCGGCCGTAGAGGAATTCTTCGGCTATGAAAAGGGCCGCGAACTCACGGAGGACGAAGTCGACATCATCGTCGACACCATCCTTCGCTGGATCGACGAGCACCTCGACACCTAA